The genomic region GGCGCCTTGGCCGGGGCGCTTTTGGGCGCGCCGTTTTTCCTTGGCATCGGGGCCCTGTTCGGGGCCGTTGCCGGGGCTTTCCTTGGCTGCTATGTGTTCGAGCGCGCCCACGGGCGCACGGATTCCGAATCCCGGCGCGCGGCCATGGGGGCCATGTACGGCAAGGTGTTCGGGATGACGGCCAAGGTGGCCTGCGGCGTGGTCATGTGGGTGGCCGCCGCCCGGCAGATCTGGCCGGCCTAAAGAAGGAAACGGCATGATTACGGTCAACGATTTCCCCAAGTACCGGGGTAGGATGGAATATGTCTGCCTGGGCTGCCAGGCGCGCTTCGACATCCGGGAGCTGTACTACACCTGCCCGCATTGCGGCGGCGTGTTCCTGCTCGAGGACACGGCCTTCGACAGCCTGCTCGAATACCCGGCCAGCTATTGGCAGGCGCTTTTCGACAAGCGCGCCGCCACACGCACCACGGCCCTTCGCGGCGTGCTGCGCTATTACGAGCTGATGGCTCCGGTCATGGACGAGGAGGACATCGTCTACCTGGGCGAGGGGCACACCCCGCTCGTGGCCGCCAACGAGGCGTTGACCGAGCGGGTCGGCGCGCCGTTCTACTATAAAAACGACGGCCAGAACCCCAGCGCCTCCTTCAAGGACCGGGGCATGGCCTGCGCGTTTAGCTATTTGAAGCATCTGGTGCGGGTCAACGACTGGGATTCGGTCCTGACCGTGTGCGCCTCCACCGGCGACACCTCGGCCTCGGCCGCGCTCTACGCCGCCTACGTGGGCGGGCCGATCAAGTCCGTGGTCATCCTGCCCAAGGGCAAGGTCACGCCGCAGCAGCTGGCCCAGCCGCTCGGCAGCGGAGCCACGGTCATCGAGGTGCCGGGCGTGTTCGACGACTGCATGAAGGTGGTCGAGCATCTGGCCGACAACTACCGCGTGGCGCTTTTAAATTCCAAGAACGCCTGGCGCATCCTGGGCCAGGAGTCCTACGCCTTCGAGGTGGCCCAATGGTTCGGCTGGGACACCTACCGCAAGTGCGTGTTCGTGCCCATCGGCAACGCCGGCAACGTCACGGCCATCATGGGCGGTTTTTTGAAGCT from Solidesulfovibrio fructosivorans JJ] harbors:
- the thrC gene encoding threonine synthase, translating into MITVNDFPKYRGRMEYVCLGCQARFDIRELYYTCPHCGGVFLLEDTAFDSLLEYPASYWQALFDKRAATRTTALRGVLRYYELMAPVMDEEDIVYLGEGHTPLVAANEALTERVGAPFYYKNDGQNPSASFKDRGMACAFSYLKHLVRVNDWDSVLTVCASTGDTSASAALYAAYVGGPIKSVVILPKGKVTPQQLAQPLGSGATVIEVPGVFDDCMKVVEHLADNYRVALLNSKNAWRILGQESYAFEVAQWFGWDTYRKCVFVPIGNAGNVTAIMGGFLKLKKLGVIRSLPRIFGVQSHHADPVWRYYDEAEADKRHFEPVSVTPSVAQAAMIGNPVSFPRVAHFAAEYEKIGGPGSFQVVQVTEQAIIEGMLTANRHGHISCTQGGECLAGLMKARELGLVEPSEISVLDATAHHLKFIGFQEMYYENTFPEAYGITPDPKFVNRPRGVMTDADKASLSPEDYTAKAAEAIVAELGLARK